A stretch of Paludisphaera borealis DNA encodes these proteins:
- a CDS encoding TetR/AcrR family transcriptional regulator, whose protein sequence is MGTLTRKQREIQQRESLLLDVARTMLMEQGFAGLSMDRLAEATEYSKGTIYQHFSTKEDLVAALAIQSLTYRSDLFDRASEYPGRPRERMFAIGVADELFARLHPQYYKAEMVIRMAALQTRADAERCKHLCGQDQTCMNRVRDIVASAVAAGDLALERPRTAEQVSFAVYSIALGTHLGMHNYGSMFDAAELGPPESLARDGVQILLDGFGWRPLTTEWDYCKTYHRLIKDVFADEYRRLETL, encoded by the coding sequence ATGGGCACTTTGACGAGAAAACAGCGGGAGATCCAGCAGCGCGAGTCGCTATTGCTCGACGTGGCCCGGACGATGCTCATGGAGCAAGGGTTCGCGGGTTTGAGCATGGACCGGCTGGCGGAGGCGACCGAGTATTCCAAGGGGACGATCTACCAGCATTTCTCGACCAAGGAGGACCTGGTCGCGGCCCTGGCGATTCAGAGCCTGACGTATCGGTCCGATTTGTTCGACCGGGCGAGCGAGTATCCGGGGCGGCCTCGCGAGCGGATGTTCGCGATCGGGGTGGCCGACGAGTTGTTCGCCCGGCTGCATCCCCAGTATTACAAAGCCGAGATGGTGATCCGGATGGCCGCCTTGCAGACTCGCGCCGACGCCGAGCGGTGCAAGCATCTCTGCGGCCAGGACCAGACCTGCATGAACCGAGTTCGCGACATCGTCGCTTCCGCGGTCGCCGCGGGAGACCTCGCGCTCGAGCGTCCTCGGACAGCGGAACAGGTCTCCTTCGCCGTGTACTCGATCGCCCTTGGCACGCACCTCGGCATGCACAATTACGGGTCCATGTTCGACGCGGCCGAACTCGGCCCTCCCGAAAGCCTAGCCCGTGACGGCGTCCAGATCTTGCTCGACGGCTTCGGATGGCGACCGCTCACCACCGAGTGGGACTACTGCAAGACCTACCACAGGCTGATCAAAGACGTCTTCGCCGACGAGTATCGGCGTCTCGAAACCCTCTGA
- a CDS encoding MFS transporter, with protein MTEASQAHDGSALDPEPPPARHDPYQVLRDGNFARFLTAALLLRIGAQMQSIAVGWEIYERTRSALALGMVGLAQVTPILLLAIPSGHLSDRHDRKMLFVASNVLMLIAAVGLAVVSAYEAPVDWIYVFLMITGIGQALNRPMQWAIQPMLVPRELLLSAITWSSSVGQIASVGGPALGGFVIAATAKATACYSLNAVFLVFAVALNASLRIRPTVRDASPVTLQTLLAGLRFVLKTDLLLATMTLDMVAVLLGGATALLPIYARDILKVGPEGLGWLRAAPSVGSFATALALAHRKPIQRAGPVILWSVAGFGVATIVFGLSRNFHVSLAALVFLGACDNVSVVVRQTLSQMLSPDDMRGRVSAINTIFVSSSNELGEFESGVVARLVGTVGAVVLGGVGTLVTVVGIALIWPNLRKLGSLQDVAPANPESTA; from the coding sequence GTGACCGAAGCAAGCCAGGCCCACGACGGATCGGCCCTCGACCCCGAGCCTCCGCCCGCCCGACACGACCCTTATCAGGTGCTCCGCGACGGCAATTTCGCGCGGTTCCTCACCGCCGCGCTGCTGCTCCGGATCGGCGCCCAGATGCAGTCTATCGCGGTCGGCTGGGAAATCTACGAGCGGACGCGGTCGGCCCTGGCCCTCGGCATGGTCGGTCTGGCTCAGGTGACGCCGATCCTGCTTCTGGCGATCCCCTCGGGTCATCTCTCCGACCGTCACGACCGCAAGATGTTGTTCGTCGCCTCGAACGTCTTGATGCTCATCGCGGCGGTCGGCCTCGCGGTCGTTTCGGCGTACGAGGCGCCCGTCGATTGGATCTACGTCTTCCTGATGATCACGGGGATCGGCCAGGCGCTCAACCGTCCCATGCAGTGGGCGATCCAGCCGATGCTCGTGCCCCGCGAACTGCTGCTCTCGGCCATCACCTGGAGTTCGAGCGTCGGCCAGATCGCCTCGGTGGGAGGTCCGGCGCTTGGCGGGTTCGTCATCGCCGCGACCGCGAAGGCGACCGCGTGCTACAGCCTCAACGCGGTGTTCCTGGTCTTCGCCGTCGCGCTCAACGCGTCGCTGAGGATTCGCCCCACGGTCCGCGACGCCAGCCCGGTCACGCTCCAGACGCTGCTCGCGGGGCTCCGGTTCGTCCTCAAGACCGACCTGCTGCTGGCGACGATGACGCTCGACATGGTGGCCGTCCTCCTGGGAGGCGCGACCGCGCTCTTGCCGATTTACGCCCGCGACATCCTCAAGGTCGGGCCCGAGGGCCTGGGATGGCTCCGCGCCGCCCCTTCGGTCGGCTCGTTCGCGACCGCCCTGGCGCTTGCGCATCGCAAGCCGATCCAGCGCGCCGGTCCGGTCATCTTGTGGTCGGTCGCGGGCTTCGGCGTCGCCACGATCGTCTTCGGCCTCTCCAGAAACTTCCACGTCTCGTTGGCGGCGCTCGTGTTCTTGGGCGCCTGCGACAACGTCAGCGTCGTCGTCCGCCAGACGCTCTCCCAGATGCTCTCGCCCGACGACATGCGCGGCCGCGTCTCGGCGATCAACACGATCTTCGTCTCATCGTCGAACGAACTCGGCGAATTCGAATCAGGCGTCGTCGCGCGGCTCGTCGGCACGGTGGGCGCGGTCGTCCTCGGCGGGGTCGGAACGCTCGTCACCGTCGTCGGCATCGCCTTGATCTGGCCCAATTTACGCAAACTCGGCTCACTCCAGGACGTCGCACCCGCGAACCCCGAATCAACCGCTTGA